The Miscanthus floridulus cultivar M001 chromosome 6, ASM1932011v1, whole genome shotgun sequence genomic interval AAGGGTTTCATTGGTCTTCtggtggcagttcttgaggtcccatgggtttccagggcgtttgtacgtgccctggaagttgcccacgaagatctccgtcagatccgcccaactctgaatagtatTAGACAGTAGGTGCTCTAGCCATACTCGCGCTGAATCGAACAAGAACAGTGGGAGATtacgaataatgaaattgtcatcactcgccccaccggcctgacatgcaagtcgatagtctttgagctaaagcccgggatttgtttcgccagaatatttagggatattggtaggcggtcgataccttaggggaaatgcggcattgaggatgtgccgtctgaaggcctgaggacctggcaggctggggctcgggctttggtcttCGTTGCTGTCGTAGTGTCTGCCACATCGGGGATGGTAGCCATGGCGTGCTGCTTCTCCGTCGTCGCCATGGGCACAtttccgagcgtcgatgatgttgcGTACGTCGTGGCCATGGTCGAGGCATTGATGTACTAGGACGGCGGAGGGCTGCCTGTCGGCTGGCGGGGTTTGGTGAACGGACGCATCCCTGGTGGGACATACTGAGGGCGAGCGCTGGCTGGTGTTGGGtttgcgtcgtcgagacaacgaactttccgcctgctacgccgccgcacgcttaagcaacgtgcgaatctccctgtGGGCTCGGTGATCTTCGGCCGTcgtggcctccggaaggccatacAGCAAGGCgattgctgcggcgatgttttggctggctcgggcaaagtgaggaagggtcccatcgtcggtgaggatcctttggtgtacggtgcgggccgtggtgCGCGCGTCCcctgtctttgcggcgttcaatctcgcgattgatgtccgcgtactcccggatgagcccttgcccgacctcatcggtctcttgctgatgggcccttagctgctccatccttaggcgagatgggtgaaaggtcctaatggctagagggggggggtgaatagcctaataaaaatttctacaacaacacttaaccaaatggttagacaattatgaggcgaagcgagtgttgcgctagcctactcaaaatgcaagccacctaccacaattctcgtttagatagtgtcaattcacacaagatcaatgacactaccctatgttagtgtgctctcaaaggctaactaaagagccacaccaaccaagcatgcaagctctcacaactagctacactaaagagcttgtcacctagtttgcggtaaagtaaagagagtgatcaagagggttataccgctgtgtagatgaatgaaccaatcaatcacgaagatgaataacaatgatgaccaatcacctcggaatcaatgatgaagacaatgatttttaccaaggttcacttgcttgccggcaagctagtccttgttatggcgattcactcacttggaggttcacgcgctaattggcttcacacgccaaaccctcaatagggtgccacacaaccaacacaagatgaggatcacacaagccatgagcaatccactagagtaccttttggcgctccgtcggggaaaggtcaagaacccctcacaatcaccacgatcaaagccggagacaatcaccacctccactcaacgatcctcgctgctccaagccgtctaggtggcagcaaccaccaagagtaacaagcgaaattcgcagcgaaccacgatcactaagtgcctctagatgcaatcactcaagcaatgcacttggatcactcccaatctcactatgatgatgaatcaataatgtagatgagtgggagtcctttggctaggctcacaaggttgctatgtcaatgaaaatgtgcaagagttgtcccttgagccaaccatggggctatatatagagcccccatcaaatagagccgttataccccttcactgggcaaaacacgctctgaccggatgctccggtcatactgaccggacgctggccctcagcgtccggtcgcccgatggacgccacgtgtcatcgccttcaaacgctgtttgtcagattccaacggctacgaagctgaccggacgctccggtcaaaactaaccggatgctgaagccccagcgtccggtcgtttccagtaagctccccgaggcatgttttttcgaccggacgcgtccggtccaccttgactggacgcagaccagcatccggtgctcaaccctacccactgtgccatctgacagctcgaccggacgtagcccttcagcgtccggtcgctgagtgacccagcgtccgatcagtagaccgacgccagcatcaattcgatcaactccatttcaactctaacttcttcacccttgctccaatgtgccaaccaccaagaattttgcatccggcgcaatagaaaatagacatttcatttttccaaaggcgccgaacccatctcaaccctacaaacaccttgtgcacatgtgttagcatattttcacaaatattttcaagggtgttagcactccactagatcctaaatgcatatgcaatgagttagagcatctagtggcactttgataaccgcattccgatacgagtttcacccctcttaatagtacggctatcaaacctaaatgtgattatactctctaagtgtcttgatcacttaaaacaaaatagctcctatggtttatacctttgccttgagctttttgtttttctctttcttctcttcaagtttaagcccttgatcatctccatgctatcaccattgtcatgttatgatcttcatttgcttctctacttgaagtgtgctacctatctcatgatcacttgatgaactaggttagcacttagggtttcatcaattcaccaaaaccaaactagagctttcaatggggCTAtcgtctcttccccggatctactgtcagggttgtttgtaggggtgacctcttccctggaggcgcttttgACGTGATCCTCGGGggtttgcgtcatgaagcattcccgggaagggtgatggctccccctactagaattcgagctagagaacgatcctggctcctcgttgaggagcccgtagagggTCTCTGTATCATGCTCAATAGCCCCCATGAACTTGATGTCCGTGGATGActgaaccatacgtagcgcctgaaggcggccagcggtcgccgcagcattGCGGAGGCCGAACGGAAACACCATCAGGGTGTTCCGTATGGACCCTCCTGGACAcagggtggcgttgtgagaggcctctcTTGATGACTGGACTCCAAGGGAGTTGCctggcgggccctcaagcctaagacggctgaggttgatggaagggagagacgggGCGGCTACGTGAGTGAGCGCCGGCTCTCCTCCTAGTgagatgatgaaatctaggtcgccgaaacgcacgtgtgcgcccggggcccagctgattgcgtgggtggccatccgaggcctgatttggaatgcgcaagctcccctacctggcgcgccaactatcggtgtttcgtataagcaccgacaagtaaatttatagtaatgcgcgttaggctcggatggtatgctaaaggacacaagatttatactggttcgggccgaaagtctctacgtccagtttgttgctgctcgtgttattagcaccgtgaacgattTGTAGTAAaaggtacaaacgatcgagagagggactggtcccaagtctctgatggaagggctgaagggaggtcaagaggttcgaagccacttgactgtgtgtatctgtGTGTCGTATTGTTCGGTCTTAAGCGTCCGTCCGTCtgatggaggaagcacatccccttttatagatgaaggggtcagctttacaaggatgagggctctaCCTTATTCTTGTGGAGcacgtctacccaatcctccttctttattctgatgagtgcgtaggaagataagtgcctacaatactgtcgatgtctctgtagaatgttaggttgatcacAGAATGTtaccctacgcagggtatgggccgtagtacagtggttttgacttattagcctctcctagccttgctccgcacgccttctggcacttgtgagtcttcgtcggagggatgaGGGGTCGGGATCCGGCGTAatgccgtggtcaaggccttctgacttggcggacctgaggggtcgggaagcgggcaccgctcccttgagtccatagcgtggtgacgaaaAATCTGTCGTTCGTggggatagcaaatccttttctggagcgtagcggttgtcgtatatcttcatcgggttccgtatcccagggctgaaggcggcgcctacaactctacagggcgaggagcacgcacctgtacaacctttcgggctctgcggcgcccgaaagggtctaaagcacctgtcctatcatcccctggcagtacttttcctgccagggcgcagggtatagtccttggagccatgattgacccgaacgtcttgtcttgccctgtacttatcatcttgagggaatgggaagaagttgtcaggtaagatgaatccaatctttagatatggagcagggtgagactcgttccttgccgtcgggcgaaacggagaccaattcccatctctcgggcgagaccgacctcgcccctccggggtcaggcgaggcagaatctatccctcagccctcgggcgagaccgagcccgccctaaaggcgtcgggcgagacgaagtttatccctcggccctcaggcgagaccaagcctgtcccaaaggcgtcgggcgagacggagattaaccctgagctcttgggcgaggcagagttatctcataaaagcgtcgggcgaggcggaaccaaactcctgtcactcgaacaagggatgaaacggcgccctAATACGTCCAAAAGTCTTTCatattcggtggttattggttccaccttctgaggtaccccagtattaggtcctcgacaaCTGCGGGCAGAACCTTGTTGAGCGCTCCGAGGCAGGCAGACGTCCCAGCTGAAAATTGCAACTAGCTAATAGTACTACCCCGTAGTACTTAGCTTCTTTTATTTTCCTCAACTTTTAATATTGATCTGTATATATATCTTCTGGACACGGAATTATTAGAATTATGCACCTTGAGCAGAAAATGTATATTAGCTTTCGATGATCGTACGAACACTAGCTAGCTTGCTGCTGCTGGGTCAAAAATGCATCATTGCAGTGTCATGCAACTCGTACCTAGCTTGATTGATCCAGATTTGCTAGCTAATAAGTACTGATTAACATGTCATATGGCTGAGAGTGTCGATCGATGTGGCCCTTGCAGCTAGCCCTACAAAGGGAATCATCAGAGGTCGGGTTGCGCTTGCTTTCAGTGTGTTTAGGACGGTGTACTCAGCACACAGCTCCGTCCCTCGGCCTCACATATATTTACTTGCTGGCAAGCGACAGCATGCGACCTTGttgactggctgataagccctgactgaaaccaacaagcaaacagTGAGGAAGATGTGCATGTTACATATATTTTTGGTTGCGGCAACAGTGAGGCGTTACCTTTCTCATAAGCTAATCATTAGCAGTTAATGATGGGCTGGGAGAGCATCTTCATCATTAACTCCCTGATAGGTCACTTTGACCTAAAAACGTCGGCCGGCCAGGTCCTCTCCATGCCAGAATTATTTTTTGTATGATTATATAATTTATGTAAAATTCCTCCAATCTAGAGGGGGTCTTAATAATACTGACATGATTTTACCGTTCCACGAGATGCAGTTCAGCTTCATTGTAACGCGTCAAGGGTAGATTCAATAATGTTAAAATAGCTATCTCATATATATTATTTTATTCAGTAAGGAGATAGTATGATTAGCTAGCTCTCCATGAAGAGCTAAACTAATATACTTTCTTATGATTCGTGTGTCTATGCTTATATGTTTTTCTATACTAGCATGTTgggttattttatttttattgtttTTAAGTTCATATAAGCTAACAAGGCGACTCTATTGTTAAGGCTGTATGCTCTAATACTCCTAAGCCAAGCATTTCTAACTTTGATTACCATTTAAAATAAAAACTGTATATGTTAACAACATAAGGTTTATGTTTTTAGATTTGCTATGACAAACAATTTCATAAACTATATAACTTGTATATGTTGTAAACTATatgagtttttttaaaaaaattgataaTTAAAGATGTAAATGGTTGGTTTAAGACAGGAGGTGTAAAAAAGAATAAAGGGAGTACAAACTCAGAGAGCACACGCACCATGAGTTGACTCCACCACAGCGTCGTGCATGTATGATCCCATGTGTACCCATCAACCAGtcccatgcatatgcatgcatagaGATACCTCGATCTGCACACGGTAGAGTATCGGCATCTAAAAATGGTATCTTTTGGCAAAGCCAGTACCGGCGCGCGGATTAGTTTATTTAGCCATAAAGTTCTTCTTCACTAGCCCTGGCTCGTCCGTCgtcgtttgaccaagattctcCTCGGACCGCCTCGAATTCGAATCGACCTGATGACGTACGTCGTTCATGGTGCCTGAAACTGCATACTCGACGCCAGCGTCAacagcgccgagcttggcgccagcaTCTACGGCGCCATGACGGGAGCCGAGCTTCCATCCATGTAAGTTCGCCCcagcccaggggctcggcgccagggacgctggcgcagagATAGATGGCGCCGAGATATGGtctatttttttaattcttttcGTCAGGGTCTATTTGcgagaaacttaaaaaaaaaaaaaaaaccctcaaAAGTAAACAATTCGGCTCCCCCGGTCCCTCCTCGTGCCGTCGCCTCGCCTCCTCCCCGTTCCCGCCCCCAAATTTGTTGCGGCGGCATAATCAGCGGCGGCGGGCGGTAGCTGCGACGAGGATCGAGGAGGTGCAGTCGACGTCGAAGAAGCAGCGCATCGCCACCCATACCCACATCAAGGGCCTCGGTCTCGACGTAGCTGTCCCCTTCAGCTTCTTCTCTGTTCCCCCTTCCCCAGTGGAGGGGTTTGCTTGGGTTTTAGCTTCTGTGTGTGTTTGCGTAAATCAGTAGATTCTCACTGCTTTGTTTGTATGTGGTTTTCTTATGGGAGCAGGCCAATGGGATGGCGATTTCGTTGGCGGCGGGGTTCGTAGGCCAGGCGGCGGCGCGCGAGGCGGCCGGGCTGGTGGTCGACATGATTCGCCAGAAGAAGATGGCCGGCCGCGCGCTGCTACTTGCGGGCCCGACCGCCACGGGCAAGACGGCGCTAGCGCTCGGCGTAGCCCAGGAGTTCGGCAGCAAGGTCTGTGCTTCCAATTGCTCATTTTCCTCACACAAATCAGCTAATTCATTTTGGTGGTAAAACTAGGGTTttatttcttccccttttcctTTGCTGTGGGGGATAATGTCTCCTACCAATACCCTCTGTTTATAGGTTACCCTGTTTGGTGAACAAGAAGGTCTGGAtgggcgcgcgcgcacacacacacaaaaaaaaaaaaaaagagtaaaaaaagaaaaaaaaatctgttTCGCTAGTTCATAGGCCATAGGGATCTTGAGGTATTTTAGCATACTTAATGTCATTTTAGCTGCATGGTTTAAGTTTCATGTTCAACTAGCTGTGGTGTTCTAAAGGGACAGTTCAGCCAGTAAAATGTTATTGATGTTGCTATGGTGTTATGCTTGCTGAATTCACTGTAGGTTTATGTTCTTCTAATCTAATAATGCTTCCTTCCATGCAGGTCCCTTTCTGTCCTATGGTAGGATCAGAAGTGTACTCCTCAGAGGTCAAGAAAACTGAGGTGCTGATGGAAAATTTCCGTAGAGCTATATGTTTGCGTATGAAGGAAAACAAAGAAGTTTATGAAGGAGAGGTAAACAATGCAATGCATATATGCCCATGTTCAAGTTAAACAAATACTAGGCTACAATTAGATTAGTGGTTTCCTTATTTATCAATAGTTTTCAATTTTCACAATCGCTTTGATGGCTGGCATTCATTTCTTGTTGTTTGAATAAAGTATAGACTTACCAATGTTGCTCTGTTCCCAGGTTACTGAACTTTCCCCAGAAGAGGCTGAGAGTACAACCGGTGGATATGCGAAAAGCATTAGCCATGTAATCATTGGCCTAAAGAGTGTTAAAGGGACTAAGCAACTGAAGTTAGAACCTTTAGTTTATGATGCTTTGATCAAGGAAAAGGTGCCTGCTTCCTTACCTATCCTGCTGGTGGTAGACTTTTGGATTAAATTTTATTCTTACAATAAAAATGGCAGTCTAATTGTTTCTTACTCAAAATAATGTCTTCATGAACATTTTAAATCTGCTATGCCCTATGCCTATTGATAATTACTCACTGGGAAAATTTTATGCTAACTCACTGGCATGTGTCCTGTTGTCTTATGACTAGTCCTGGTGCTGAGTTGCTCCTTAAACATTGAGAAATCATGCACTATACTTGCTTTCTGGGTTATTGTATCTATTATGCTATCTGCATTTGTTTCTTTAGGTTACTCACTGTCTGCATATGGACATAGGTGGCAGTGGGTGATGTTATATACATCGAAGCAAATAGTGGTGCAGTGAAAAGAGTTGGTAGATGTGATTCTTTTGCTACAGAATATGATCTTGAAGCTGAAGAGTATGTTCCTATCCCCAAAGGTGAAGTCCATAAAAAAAAGGAAATAGTGCAGGTATCATTCTGATGCTATCTTAACCTTAATATTTCATTATTTTCTGCGTCAATCTTTTTCATATGGTACCCTTCATTAATAAATGTTATCATGATCGAAACAAATCTTTCCACTGTTGAAACAGTATACTCCTCAAGATGCAACTTTGAACATGATTTCTATCACACATTCTTGACTAATTTCCTTCAATATATGTTGGTTAGAAGCTATAAGGACATATTATTGCAAGTTGCTATGTTGATCCATATTATCAGGTTGTCTGCTAATCGCCCTAGTCAGTCCCCTGCACTCAATTAGGCACTCCAACTCGATTAGAGCGATCAGAAACCTGGTCGTCTGATTAGTTGAGAATTAATCATGATTATCATCCGACCTGTTTGGACGACTAGACAGGCAACTGGTAACTGGGCTGCATCAGGTGTCACTGGGCTAGCTGTGTTTTGGTCCAAAGCCCAATAGGGTTTCTCTCCTATACCCACTCTTAGTCCGTCGCCCCCTGACCCTCGAGACACATCTCCAGTCGCCAGATTCTGGTGCGCCAGCTGCAGGGCGCCGCCATTCCTGCCATGCTGCAGCTGCCTCTCTTCCCTTCCTCCCTTCTGGCCTTCCCAGCTGCTGTGCCTCCCTCCAGCTGCCTCTTCCCTGCTTCAGCCGCCGGCCTGTAGGACGTAAGGGAAGCTCACCGGGTCTATTCCCCGCCTCAGCCGGGTCAATCGAGATCCATGGGAGCACCAAGATGAGATCCTCCACCTCCAAAGGTGAGTCATTGCTGGGTCACATCTATGGAGTTCTGGACACTTCACAGGTCACATCTCATAGGAAATTAACCAACTGACCGGAAATATAGTCTTGATGTTCGATTTATACTATATACTATATGGTATATATACCCTATATAGGTCCTGGTATGTACAGGACGATTATACAGACGAGAGGTAGATTTGTTTGAATGATCATATTAGATGGGCACACCAGATGTCTAGAACAACAAATATTGAAGAGTCATAGTCCAATGGCATTGACTATTGCTTCCTTGGTAGAATAATATACATAAATAAATGTCACAAACAAGGGTCATGTGCATCACCATCGGCCATCAGCCAAAATCCTTTCAACAAGAATCCCTTAGAGTCGATTAACTTTGCTCTATCATTGCTGGTGCTGCTACTAGTACTTTGTAAATAAACAGTTGGAAGTTTGCTGTTAGAGTACCTGATTGTTTGTTATCATGAGGAGGATATTTTCCATAATGCAATATACGATAATAATTAATGCTTGTATTTGCATGTCAACATGGAGGCTTCCTGTAATCTACGCTCTTGTTCTAAAGAGGAAATAACCTTCTCATCTTTTTATGAAGGATGTCACGCTTCATGACCTTGATGCAGCAAATGCACAGCCACAAGGAGGCCAAGATATTTTATCCCTTATGGGCCAGATGATGAAGCCACGAAAGACTGAAATCACCGAAAAGCTGCGGCAAGAAATCAGTAAGGTTTTCATTTCTTTAGTGACTTCTAAGCAGTATCAAATTTTTATAATCATATAAGAATCTTCACCTGATTTTTAATTTCATACGGTGGTAGGTGGTAAACAGATATATTGAGGAAGGAATTGCAGAGCTTGTACCTGGTGTTTTGTTCATTGATGAGGTATCATTTTATTGCATTTGTGATTGAAAAATCCACTTTTC includes:
- the LOC136461141 gene encoding ruvB-like protein 1, which encodes MERDLWQKAKSRATTLQQKVDEDVEVVRSLRAELGDAVNRRLSTENVSVKLEKEAAHAQRALQVESDEHNLLQAVVGVVLNALNVTEPVETNPLAARVAGSICEKLKKKKKTLKSKQFGSPGPSSCRRLASSPFPPPNLLRRHNQRRRAVAATRIEEVQSTSKKQRIATHTHIKGLGLDANGMAISLAAGFVGQAAAREAAGLVVDMIRQKKMAGRALLLAGPTATGKTALALGVAQEFGSKVPFCPMVGSEVYSSEVKKTEVLMENFRRAICLRMKENKEVYEGEVTELSPEEAESTTGGYAKSISHVIIGLKSVKGTKQLKLEPLVYDALIKEKVAVGDVIYIEANSGAVKRVGRCDSFATEYDLEAEEYVPIPKGEVHKKKEIVQDVTLHDLDAANAQPQGGQDILSLMGQMMKPRKTEITEKLRQEISKVVNRYIEEGIAELVPGVLFIDEVQMLDIECFSYLNCALESPLSPIVILATNRGICNVRGTDMTSPHGIPVDLLDRLVIIRTETYGPTEMIQILAIRAQVEEIDIDEESLAYLGEIGQQTSLSSYHLPAWLQRLMEEIRSARLILRKLAVSIWMPNPRLVCSRSNKTDTSPRYFLS